A genomic window from Glycine soja cultivar W05 chromosome 10, ASM419377v2, whole genome shotgun sequence includes:
- the LOC114371114 gene encoding uncharacterized protein LOC114371114, producing MARDLLDLFSMNKWRCSWSLAATIASVVALVSVVHLFLFPLTPTFNYFKIAQDSCFPTNASAEFPSNHDQERPAVDFKHQFPADLHGAFVYHGVPWKAEIGQWLAGCDSVIKDVNITEIIGGINCKNDCSGQGICNRQLGQCRCFHGYSGDGCTKNLQLECNFLGSPDQPFGRWVVSICPANCDKTRAMCFCGEGAKYPNRPLAETCGFQFDPPSEPDGPRIVNWTKIDQDVFTTNRSIPGWCNVDPAEAYAGKAKVKEECDCKYDGLAGRFCEVPVESVCINQCSGHGHCRGGFCQCDNGWYGVDCSMPSVISSIKEWPSWLRPARIHIADDTHANEKMINLNAVVAKKRPLVYVYDLPPEFNSLLLEGRHYKLECVNRIYDDNNITVWTDQLYGAQIALYESLLASPHRTLNGEEADFFFVPVLDSCIITRADDAPHLSMQEHMGLRSSLTLEYYKNAYTHIVEQYPYWSHSSGRDHIWSFSWDEGACYAPKEIWNSMMLVHWGNTNTKHNHSTTAYWADNWDKISSDRRGIHPCFDPDKDLVLPAWKVPDAYVLTSKLWARSHEKRKTLFYFNGNLGPAYPHGRPEDTYSMGIRQKLAEEFGSSPNKDGKLGKQHAKDVIVTPERSEDYHMDLASSVFCGVFPGDGWSGRMEDSILQGCIPVVIQDGIFLPYENVLNYDSFAVRIPEAEIPNLIKTLRGFNDTEIEFKLANVQKIWQRFLYRDSVLLEAERQKTAIGHVDDWAVEFLKLTEDDAFATLIQILHYKLHNDRWRKQVRHNKQFGLPHQCLVSTS from the exons ATGGCGAGGGACTTGTTAGATTTGTTCTCCATGAACAAATGGAGGTGTTCTTGGTCTCTTGCGGCAACAATTGCTTCTGTTGTGGCATTGGTTTCTGTAGTCCATTTGTTCTTGTTCCCTTTGACACCcactttcaattattttaagatagcCCAGGACTCGTGCTTCCCAACTAATGCATCGGCAGAATTTCCAAGCAACCATGACCAGGAAAGGCCTGCAGTTGATTTTAAGCATCAGTTTCCGGCTGACTTACATGGAGCATTTGTTTATCATGGTGTACCGTGGAAGGCTGAAATTGGCCAGTGGCTTGCTGGTTGTGATTCTGTTATTAAGGATGTAAACATCACTGAG ATAATAGGTGGCATTAACTGCAAAAATGACTGCAGTGGCCAGGGGATTTGTAATCGACAATTGGGACAATGTCGATGTTTTCATGGTTATTCTG GGGATGGATGCACTAAAAACTTGCAATTGGAATGCAACTTCCTAGGATCACCAGATCAACCATTTGGGAGATGGGTTGTCTCAATTTGCCCAGCCAACTGTGACAAGACAAGAGCAATGTGCTTCTGTGGAGAAGGCGCAAAATATCCAAATCGACCATTAGCAGAGACATGTGGGTTTCAATTTGA TCCACCTTCCGAACCTGATGGTCCCAGAATAGTGAATTGGACAAAAATTGACCAAGATGTCTTCACAACCAATCGTAGCATACCAGGTTGGTGTAACGTGGACCCAGCTGAAGCATATGCTGGCAAGGCGAAAGTTAAAGAAGAATGTGACTGCAAATATGATGGTCTTGCGGGCCGATTTTGTGAAGTTCCTGTGGAATCTGTTTGCATTAATCAATGCTCTGGGCATGGCCACTGTCGTGGTGGATTTTGTCAG TGCGACAATGGCTGGTATGGAGTAGATTGCAGCATGCCATCTGTTATTTCTTCTATTAAAGAGTGGCCTAGTTGGCTTCGTCCTGCTCGGATTCATATTGCTGACGATACTCATGCCaatgaaaaaatgattaatcTCAATGCTGTGGTTGCAAAGAAAAGGCCTCTTGTATATGTTTATGATTTGCCCCCAGAGTTCAACAGCTTGCTGCTTGAG GGACGCCATTATAAGTTAGAGTGTGTAAATAGAATTTATGATGACAATAATATAACAGTTTGGACAGATCAATTGTATGGTGCCCAG ATAGCACTTTATGAGAGTTTGTTAGCTAGTCCTCATCGAACACTAAATGGTGAAGAGGCAGATTTTTTCTTTGTTCCTGTTCTTGATTCATGTATCATAACTCGTGCTGATGATGCTCCTCACTTGAGTATGCAG GAGCATATGGGATTGAGGAGCTCTCTCACTTTGGAATATTATAAGAATGCATATACTCACATTGTTGAGCAATATCCTTATTGGAGTCACTCATCAGGAAGGGACCACATCTGG TCTTTTTCATGGGATGAAGGTGCTTGCTATGCTCCTAAGGAGATATGGAACAGCATGATGCTAGTTCACTGgggaaacacaaacacaaagcaTAACCATTCAACCACAGCCTATTGGGCAGACAACTGGGATAAAATCTCTTCCGACAGAAGAGGAATTCATCCATGTTTTGACCCTGACAAAGATCTCGTGCTTCCCGCTTGGAAAGTTCCTGATGCTTATGTGTTGACTTCAAAACTTTGGGCTCG GTCTCATGAGAAGCGGAAGACACTGTTCTACTTCAATGGGAATTTAGGACCTGCGTACCCTCATGGAAGACCTGAAGATAC GTATAGCATGGGTATCAGACAGAAGCTGGCAGAAGAGTTTGGGTCAAGCCCTAACAAGGATGGAAAACTTGGGAAACAGCATGCCAAAGACGTCATTGTGACACCGGAGCGTTCTGAAGACTATCACATGGATCTAGCAAGCTCTGTTTTCTGTGGAGTGTTTCCTGGGGATGGATGGAGTGGTCGCATGGAGGACAGTATATTGCAAGGATGCATTCCTGTGGTCATTCAG GATGGGATTTTCCTGCCATATGAGAATGTGCTCAACTATGACAGCTTTGCTGTTCGAATACCTGAAGCGGAAATTCCGAACTTGATAAAGACCCTTCGG GGATTCAATGACACAGAAATTGAATTCAAGCTGGCAAATGTTCAGAAAATATGGCAAAGATTCTTGTATCGTGATTCTGTTTTGCTTGAAGCTGAAAGGCAGAAAACTGCTATTGGACATGTTGATGATTGGGCAGTTGAATTCTTAAAGCTGACAGAGGATGATGCCTTTGCCACTTTAATACAG ATTTTGCATTACAAATTACATAATGACCGTTGGAGGAAACAAGTTCGCCACAACAAACAGTTTGGATTACCTCACCAGTGTCTGGTAAGCACCAGCTGA